AACCTTTTCTACTAGCTTCTGTTACAAGCAAGCTCACCTTTGCAAGCAGCACCTGTACACTGATTCTCAAATACTGATTGTTTAGAATGTATGGCCTATAAAATTGAAACCTCAAAGCTATATATTCTCATCCCAGGTTAAATAAACCCCACACTCTTCTTGACTGAGAGCTGTTGATTGCACTTGAAGGGAATGGAGCAGCCCCTCCAATGTCCCCGGAGAACCCCAGCGCAGATGACAATACCATAACAAGCCTGTGGGCTCCGGCTAGCCCGTATATTTTAACTAGTAGATCGGAAACACAGAGAGCAAACTGAGCTGGATTCAGCAGCTCCCTCCCCTCGCAGCACAGCCTCTCACTTCTTCAAACTGGCTGTAaacagggaaagggaggggCCTGCCGCCTGCCAAGCCAAGCAGAAACTTGTGAGTAAGTTATAGAGGAAAAACAAGTGCAGCGCAGGCAGGCACGCAGAGCCGCACGCTGCCCAGGCGCTGGTGGGAGGCGATCACCATGTTCTCTGAGCGAAACACGacagggctgtgcagccagcttCCTTCCTCGGAAACGCTGCTTATCAAAGGCGTGCGGATCCGGTAACGCGGAGGAATGTGAAACGTGAATTAAAGGTAAGAGGCTTTACAGCAGCGCTGCCGAGGCTGGGGCCGTGGGAAAGGCAGGCTGCGAGCGAGCGGCGGCTGCCAGGGCGCTCTTGCCTTCCACGCTTGGAGTTCTGACTTTAATTTTCAGCGTGACAGAAGTATAAAATCAAACAAGACCTGGGGAAGCATTAGGGAAGGCTGAGTCAGGCCACAGTAAACAAGAGGACTGCAGCAGTCACTTATGCAACAGAATCAACCTGGGACTGCAAATGTACTTCTGACTGGAGAAAGGGTTTAGTAGTGATTGACCGGGTAAAACAACTGTGCCTGAAGCATCGCAAGGACTTACCCAGCCGTGGTCTATGGAGACACAACTGCCTTTAAAATGACAAGAGACACAGCTGGGTAAGAAATGCTGAGTTGggcccaggcagcagagcaaacAGGTTCAGTGCCTTCAGAGGTAAGTGACAGTTTAAAATGGGTGATTGCTGCATTAGTGGCCAGAATACCTCATCTGGTAATTTAGAAGTCATCAACAaaatttcctctgaaaatattttgactttGGAATTTATTCCTAGGCATTCTGGAGGTAAGTTTTGTAATTTCACAGTTAAGTTGTGCAATTTGGTATGGTTACTATTTAACACAATGAATTGCCAACCATTTCTACCATTAATATAGAATTGTCTTGTTTAACTGCAGTTAAAGGACGTAAAGAAAAATATGGTAATTACTAAAACACTTGTGAAACCAGACATTCTCCTGCTCTATAAAATATAGAGCATGGTAGCAAAGACTGTTGATCTTCTGCGACAATATACAGGCAGGTATTCTGTGGCTGATGTAATTCACTCTGGACTAATCAAAGCTACATGCTTAAGGATAACCTACATAATGGAATTACGTGATTGTATCCATGCCTTTGCTTAGTCACCCTTGCACTCACCATAGTGCATATATTTGCAATATCGAGTTCCAGTCTGCTGCTTTGGTTGGATCAGGTCATAACAGTTCAATGGGATGTAACTCTGGTTGCCTTCAACTGTgcagaacagcttttctttcttaaaaacttAAAACAACAGATGCTTCCTGAAAATAAACTGGGTGGTTTTCAGTGCTCAAGCAGTGTGACGACTGAAAGACAACATAAAGATACTGTACTTTCTACTCATGTCAATACTATAGCTAAAGAATTGATTTGAGAAAACAAAGTGTTTCCTCTAAGGTGAGAAAGCAAGCTTTAAAAACAATAGAACTGcatcttgtgctgctgccactTCTGTAAGGAAATCCAATATATGACAGTGGAATAAAAATTCCTTTGCCCAGTTAaacttactgtatttttagcCTGATTTCTGGCACGGGCTGTggtatttagaagaaaaatgcacacaaaacaactgcagtggaaaataaaaaatggaagttgACATGAGTCTGGAATACATTCTGTACTATGGTTGAAGTGTCAAAGGATTAGCACTAGAGAGATGCAACCACGTATCCGTATGCTTACAAAACCTGTACCATATAATTTAGCCATGTGGTTCATGGAGTATAGCATGTTGTCTAgtaacattcattttaattGCACAATGTTTATTGTGGATTTGATTAAATCTTGTTCTCTCTCTGGAAAGAATGCAGGTACGTGTATTTGTACTTTACGTGCTGAAAGAGAGACACACAACGCAGTGCTGAGTATCTTATCTGACAGTATCAGAGTACACGTGACATGGGCAATCACCTGCTGCATAAATTCAATGCTGTCCCAGATATGGGAATAAGAACCACGGTTTTAAGGCTGTGGATGTTTTGAATTGTATTTGAAagattatttcttatttctgcattttggaAAGAGACTGCTGATGACTGCTTTGAAGTTCACTGCTTTCAGTTAAAATGTTATCTCTTTACAAAAGCAAAGATAGGTGGACAACAACTACTGATACTAGCATACTTTTCAAAGAATTCAAGCTATTTTGAGAGGAAATGATAGCTGATTCTTGCCTTTTCGGAAAGTCAGGCTGCCCTGATATTAGGTTCCCTAGACTACAGAGGtccattgttttttttccacgTAAATGGTTATAGGTCGGAAGTCTGACTACAAACTGACCTATAAAAAACCCCTTCACCTCATTTCCCAGTTCCCTCTAGTCTTTGTCAGTTTTATCAGTGATACTGTATGCATCCACTGTACTGCCTTGCAAATGCCTCCTAAGAAAGTATCCTTTCAACATAAAGCTTATTTAACACCTTAGAGAACTCTATTCTTGATCTTATTGCTAAGATTTGTTCTTCAGCTTATAGCCTTCAGTTCTTCAGCAGGCACTCTTCTATATTATTCACTATATTAAAGgtactttttaatattttttaaaaacattgtaCTTCAGGTATATCTGTACTTACTTTAAAGGTATAGTTTATTTACTTCTGTTGAGTGTCCTGTATCAACTCATTTgccattaatttcatttaaagtaGAACTTCAGAACATGTACTAGTCTCATGAAATTCTGAATCACAGGTGACTTTCTTCCAGTCTGACATGATCAAAAGGCATTTCAGTCACTGACCTTAAACTGAACAGTTACATGAAGCGTATAATGTCTATCTTTAGAATGTTTTCTTCATActacattgcatttcacttacAATATAATATTTCAACAATACTTTTACTATTTCTCTCTCTACAGAAAAGCTGGTAACCAGCAGAGAAGATACAAAAGCTAAAATCACTATGTGGAGCTGTGAAGCCCTGATCAACAGCACCGAGAGCAGCGAGCACCAGCATCTCTGCCATGACTTCCACCTTGTGCTTTCCATCTTTTCCCTACTCTACCTCATTATATGTTTCCCAGTTGGCCTTTGTTACAATGGCTTGCTGGTCCTAGTTAACCTCTACAACAAAGCTACTATGACTATGCCAGATGTTTACTTTGTCAACATTGCCATTGCTGGCCTCATCATAAACGCCCTGGCACCAATGTATCTTCTAGGTCTTGCCAATACAAAATGGGCCATCTGGAATTCTAACAATGAAGTTTATATTACCTTACTTATTTTATTCAACGTCTCATCTTTAGTTACCATGTACTCAACTACATTACTCAGTCTGGACTACTACATTGAGCGTGCTCTACCTAGAACTTACATGTCAAGCGTGTACAACACCAAACACGTCTGTGGATTCATATGGGGTGGTGCCATGCTTACAAGTTTTTCATCTCTCCTGTTCTATGTCTGCAATCATGTATCCACTAAAATAATTGAATGTTCCAAGATGCAgaacaaagaagcagcagatgcCATTATGGTCTTTATCGGGTATGTTGTACCAGCTATCGCTGTACTGTATGCACTTGTATTAATCTTGCGAATACGCAAAGAGGCGACACCACTGGATCAAGACACTGGACGATTAGATCCATCAGTGCACAGGCTTTTGATTGCCACAGTCTGTACACAGTTTACCTTATGGACGCCCTATTATGTTATTCTCTTGGTAAGCACATTTACAAATGCACAAGGAAGAATTGCAGATGAGAATTACAATCGAATACTACATTTTACCAAGATTTTGTCAAAATTCTTGGCTTTCTCAAGCAGCTTTGTAATGCCTCTGCTCTACAGATACATTAACAAAAACTTTCCCAACAAATTACGACGTCTGCTTAAGAAGATACACTGTGGGAATCAAGGGTGTTCTCATGAGCACACAGTAGTACAGCAGGTCATGACGTAGGTATGGAAAAaccctctgctgctctgttaCTGCAGTACTTGCTGTACCAGTACTGGGACTGTGATTTCGCTTGTTGGTACTCGGAGCCATTAATGTGAGAGTCCCAAGCAATGGGCTAGAAGGAGCTTTCCATTACAGTTCAATGAAACAGTCTTAATTTTCAAATAGTTAACTGTTTGCTGAAATCTTGAGAGACTCTGGCCTATGTGCTGTAATACCTGTGACATCTAATACTTTCAGTGCACTGAATAGGTTACAAAGCAAAAACTCTGTCTTCATCGCTCTAATATTCCTGTCTGAAGAAATCACCAAGCAGTTTATTGACTGAAGACACAGCACCTTGTATCTTGTATAGGAAAAGGTATTACCTTACTTTCTGTACAAAGAAGTAATAGTGCTATCCTTGATGAAGTAAATAGCGTTTTTCAATGAAGACGATATAGGTGATCTTTACTAAAGATCATGTTATCCAATTATACATGTCAAAATAGTAAATGTGAATTATaagttaaattatttaatttctttctctatcACTGAATCCCCTCTGAAAGAAACCTGAGTTACCatgttcagaaattattttctcacaCAAACTAACCTAGGTTTTAACATTTATggtaaattgatttttttttttttaggtacaacagaaatgtgttttagTTTTCCAGTGCTTTGTTTGCATCCTAAACATTTCAagaattcagaaatatttattgacTAATTCTAAGGGAACTGAGAGATGCTTGCTCCACATATTAAAATGAAGGACACAGTGGTTTACAAAGTTAAATCAAAGTTTAACTAGTAAAGACTGTCTGGCTAAGTGTTATGGTCCACATATGTTCATGTAACAATTATCTTAATAATAAATATGTTTATGATtaacattttgtattttcaaggGATATGTTTGCAACAAATAAATTAACATCTCTTTAATCTAGGGTATCACTGGGGGTTTGGAAACCATACCAAATCCCTGAACACATACAAGGTTTAAAAATGGGAATAGTATCTAGGAATCCCAGTCGGCACCAGCTTTTTGCTGACCTCTCAGAAACAGAGTGCCTCCCAGTGTGATTCTTGAATGCACAGTGAAGGTATAGTTTCTGTATTTCACAGGGGGATGAAGAAATCCAGTCGAGATTGCCAAATTTTACTGAGTGCATGAAATATGTAAGAAACACCAACATGCTGCAGGAAACAAATTAAGTTACCTGCAACACCAAACAATGAAACACTGACCCAAGAACTCCGTGCTCCTAAGCTGCTATATCATTAATAATGCTATACAGAGGGGGACAGAAGTTGAACTTATACTCTCCCACTGGTTTGGGGGCAGCAAGACATCTTTGTCACTCACTCTGCAACCCAGCAGAATCATTTCATTGCTTAATCTGTCGCAATACAACTCAAATTCCACGTGACTTTATTCAAAAAATCATGCCTTTTCAAGCCTCTGGTATAGAAAAAACATGGAGCAAATCCCGAGTTTAACCTTTTCCCTTGCTTATAGCACAATCTCATCTGGTAAAGGGTCCTCTTAAATTCTAAGTGGAAAGCAGGTGAGGAACAGCCTTGTCAgatcttttccctttccatcaATGTTACTCAAGTAATTTCTTCTCATAGCCATCTTTGCTTGTCTGCGTCATATACAAACATATCTAAGTTGTCAGCATCCTAGCGGAAAAGATTTTCCATTtattctttacttttaaagtagCTTTTCACTTActaatttggggttttttaacccTTAAAGCCTATACTATTCATCATCTACTTCTGTGGTGTTTTCTCCACACAAAAACTGTCCAGCACAACTACAACAATTTACTTCATAGTTTTAGCCCATTGATGAAAACCATGTTAAGGAGTGAAGCCTTTATCATTGTATCCCATTCACATATTAATTTATTGTGCCTCTATGCTGACatgatcctggctgctctggttgggtttttttttcccttgagaggttttctgtgcatttctaCACATCTTGAACATTCAAACTCACTTCCGCACAGAAATGCTtaagaaagaaatctttccttACAACTGTCAAGCAGTTAGGTTCCTCTTCTTCCCATCTGAAGAAAATTAGGTTTCCTAATGCACGACATTAAAACTCTCATGTAAAAATCTGTTAAAGAAATTTTATCCCATTATGCAGGAAAATTCCAGCAGGGAGGAACTGGCTTATCTGGTGTGAATAGAGGCTTCCAGAACTGGGACACTGCCAGAACTGTGTGGCTGAACAGGCAGCATTAAGTGCAATTTTAACTTGCACTTGCTCCCTTACTTCTATTTCACCCTTCTATTAAGACATCTTCCTGTCTTTCACGGGCCTGTCGCgtttatttctgttcctttctctcCGTGTTAAATTCACAGTTTCACATCGTGGATCTTTtatcatttctctttttctctcatcttttgcacttctctgcactgtctgttttattttcactttgctCCTCTGTTTCCACCCATGCTTGGCCTTGTACACTTGGTACTGCTCACCACTCACATTTACTTCGTTAGACTGACTCTTCTACGATGACCCAAATCTTATTCAATGATTTGACATTACAAATGGATTTATGTAGTAAAATGGAAGCTGCTATTtgagagatggagaaagaaCAAGTTTTATATTATTTACCCTTGAAAACTCAGTTTGAAttcttttcctaattttttttatCGCAGCAGTtaagtatatacatatatatgtatagataCACATATACTAAATGTGATGGCAATCATAGAGACAAACAACTTTCACAGTTTAATAAGCAACTCTGATATCCACTCAACTTTTCTAAGAGTTAGTTTGATATATTACTTGCCTCAAAGAAACTGTGCCATGGAGCTGCCTGGCTGCTATTCTCATAAGGAGATTTTGAACTTAATTGCAGCACCCTCACATGGTATTTCTTGAAAAAGCAGTATCCCAAAAAGTGAGAACTTTGCAGTATCTATAtaagaacagcagaagagcaagtGCAGTAAAATACTTCAGGAAACACCTGTATCATACATATGAAAGAACATTTATGGAAAATCTTTAagacacaaagttctccagaacgGGGCCTTTCCATTTCAAATGCCTGAAGGTTTCTGATGACTGTAAATAGGGGCTTATCTAGTCTGCATTcaaatatgaataaaatactgtatatatgcaagaaaaaaaaatcagcctacTGATGTATA
The Lathamus discolor isolate bLatDis1 chromosome 6, bLatDis1.hap1, whole genome shotgun sequence DNA segment above includes these coding regions:
- the GPR146 gene encoding probable G-protein coupled receptor 146 gives rise to the protein MWSCEALINSTESSEHQHLCHDFHLVLSIFSLLYLIICFPVGLCYNGLLVLVNLYNKATMTMPDVYFVNIAIAGLIINALAPMYLLGLANTKWAIWNSNNEVYITLLILFNVSSLVTMYSTTLLSLDYYIERALPRTYMSSVYNTKHVCGFIWGGAMLTSFSSLLFYVCNHVSTKIIECSKMQNKEAADAIMVFIGYVVPAIAVLYALVLILRIRKEATPLDQDTGRLDPSVHRLLIATVCTQFTLWTPYYVILLVSTFTNAQGRIADENYNRILHFTKILSKFLAFSSSFVMPLLYRYINKNFPNKLRRLLKKIHCGNQGCSHEHTVVQQVMT